The Arachis ipaensis cultivar K30076 chromosome B07, Araip1.1, whole genome shotgun sequence genomic interval CCGGATATTTATTCTGAATATtatgggtgatgttcattttgtaactcatataattcattgtacacattgtataaataagtCATTAGCTTACTAACAGAACtgttttaaaagatatgattaacttaattttttttaagaaatataaTTAATCTAATTTACACGTATATTTAATTACGGAATGcgtcaataaaaatattttttattgtttgtgtatcaaaattaataataataagtatTTAAAGATGAGGCTAAAATATCAACAATCAACCACGTCCACGTTCATGCATCATCCAAAATTAATGGGAAATGAGTAAATGACAAAACCTGTTTTCACTTTTCACTAGGTGGTGGGGGATTTACTACAGCCAGTAGTGTTGAGGATTGCTGCATTGGCAATTTTGGCATTATCATCATATAAGTCACTCCTCACTATCCCCTCCATTCCCACGAGTTTCCACTTTGTTCCTTCTTTCTTATATTATATGTAACTCCCTTATCACTTTCTTACGCTTCAAGACTCCTAATCACAACCTTCTTCATTCCTTCCCTTCCATTCCCTCATACACTTACGTCAACATGCTTGCCGCCCCTTCTTCCCACCACACTCTTCTCCTTCTCTTCATTTCCTCGTTAATCCTCGCCGTTAATTCTGACGATCGTCAACTCCTCCTCGACTTTAAGTCAAACCTTCAATCACCAAACCCCAACGCCTTCCTCTCATGGACCCCTGACAACTCCGTTTGCGCCTTCAACGGCGTTACGTGCGACGCTTCCAATTCCGTTACCGGAATCAACCTCTCCAACCATTCCCTCACCGGCGTTCTTGATTTTCACAATCTCTGCCGCATCCAGTCTCTCCAGACTCTCGAGCTCGGTTTCAACTCTCTCCATGGAAAAATCTCCGACGACATCAGAAACTGCACCGGGCTCAAGTTCTTGGACCTTGGGAACAACAACTTCTACGGAACGTTCCCTGACATCTCACCGTTAAACAAACTGCAGTACCTGTTCTTGAACCAGAGCGGTTTCTCCGGAACTTTTCCATGGCAGTCACTGTTGAACATGACGGATTCTCTGTTACAGTTAAGCGTTGGTGATAACCCCTTCGATCTCACGCCATTTCCGAAAGAAGTTGTTAGTCTCAAGAAACTGAACTGGCTCTACCTTTCGAATTGTTCACTTGGAGGGAAAATTCCAGTCGGAATCGGCAACCTTACGGAGCTTACGGAACTGGAATTCTCTGATAACTTAGTCACCGGAGAGCTTCCCGGCGAGATCGTTAATCTGAAGAAGCTATGGCAGCTGACGTTCTACAATAATTCCCTAAGCGGAAAGCTTCCCTTCGGTCTTCGCAACCTTACGGGACTAAACTACTTTGACGGTTCAATGAACAAACTGGAAGGCGATCTCACCGAGGTGAAGTTCTTAACCAATCTCGTTTCGTTTCAGCTCTTCGAAAACGGTTTAAGCGGTGAGATTCCGAAAGAGATCGGCGAATTCAAGAGCCTCAAGGCATTATCTCTGTATAGAAACAAATTAATTGGTGAAATCCCTCAGAGACTGGGTTCTTGGACGGAATTCGATTTCGTGGATGTTTCGGAGAACATGCTTTCGGGTCCGATTCCACCTGACATGTGCAAGAAGGGGAAAATGACTGCTCTGTTAGTGCTTCAGAACAAGCTCACCGGATCAATACCGGAAACCTACGCTTCCTGTAACACTCTTAACCGCTTCAGAGTCAGTAACAACTCGCTCTCCGGTTCCGTACCGGGAGGACTTTGGGGTCTTCCGAACGTAGTAATCATAGATATTGAACTCAACAATCTAGAAGGTTCGGTTACCTCTGACATCAAGAGCGCTAAGAATCTGTCTCAGATATACGCCCGGAAGAACCGGTTATCCGGTCAGATACCAAAAGAGATTTCGGAAGCGAGTTCGTTAGTCACTATTGATCTCAGCGAGAATCAAGTTTCTGGTGAGATTCCAGATTCAATTGGAGAATTGAAACAACTCGGAAGCCTTTATTTACAGAAGAACGAGTTAACTGGATCGATACCTAAGTCTGTAGGTTCTTGTATTGCGCTAAACAACGTAGATTTATCGATGAACTCGCTCTCCGGCAAGATTCCTTCTTCGTTAGGATCTTTACCGGCTCTGAACTCGCTTAACATGTCCAGGAATCAACTGTCCGGCGAGATTCCGGCAAGTTTGGCGTCGCTGAGATTGAGCCTCTTTGACTTGTCGGAGAATAGGTTGACCGGCGAAATTCCTCAGGCTCTTACTATTCAAGCTTACAATGGTAGCCTCGCTGGAAACCCTGGACTCTGCAGCGTCAACTTGATCGGTTCATTCCCTCGGTGCTCTAAGAATTCTGGCATGTCAAAAGGCGTACGTACTCTTGTGGTCTGCATTTCAGTTGGGCTGGTTGTGGTTATGCTCTGTTTGACGCTTTActtgaaaaagaacaagaagaaagTGAAATATGGAGGAGGAGAGCGTTCTCTTAAAGAAGAGTACTCATGGGACGTAAAATCCTTCCATGTTCTAAGCTTCACCGAAAACGAGATTCTTGATTCGATCAAGCAAGAGAATCTCATTGGAAAAGGAGGTTCAGGTAAT includes:
- the LOC107606255 gene encoding receptor-like protein kinase HAIKU2, encoding MLAAPSSHHTLLLLFISSLILAVNSDDRQLLLDFKSNLQSPNPNAFLSWTPDNSVCAFNGVTCDASNSVTGINLSNHSLTGVLDFHNLCRIQSLQTLELGFNSLHGKISDDIRNCTGLKFLDLGNNNFYGTFPDISPLNKLQYLFLNQSGFSGTFPWQSLLNMTDSLLQLSVGDNPFDLTPFPKEVVSLKKLNWLYLSNCSLGGKIPVGIGNLTELTELEFSDNLVTGELPGEIVNLKKLWQLTFYNNSLSGKLPFGLRNLTGLNYFDGSMNKLEGDLTEVKFLTNLVSFQLFENGLSGEIPKEIGEFKSLKALSLYRNKLIGEIPQRLGSWTEFDFVDVSENMLSGPIPPDMCKKGKMTALLVLQNKLTGSIPETYASCNTLNRFRVSNNSLSGSVPGGLWGLPNVVIIDIELNNLEGSVTSDIKSAKNLSQIYARKNRLSGQIPKEISEASSLVTIDLSENQVSGEIPDSIGELKQLGSLYLQKNELTGSIPKSVGSCIALNNVDLSMNSLSGKIPSSLGSLPALNSLNMSRNQLSGEIPASLASLRLSLFDLSENRLTGEIPQALTIQAYNGSLAGNPGLCSVNLIGSFPRCSKNSGMSKGVRTLVVCISVGLVVVMLCLTLYLKKNKKKVKYGGGERSLKEEYSWDVKSFHVLSFTENEILDSIKQENLIGKGGSGNVYRVILSNGKELAVKHIWNTDVDWRTKKSRSWSTGSGSGTPMLAGKRTRKSKEFDAEVQALSSIRHVNVVKLYCSITSEDSSLLVYEYLPNGSLWDKLHTGGKMELDWEIRYEIAVGSAKGLEYLHHSCERPVIHRDVKSSNILLDEFLKPRIADFGLAKIVQANVAKDSTQVIAGTHGYIAPEYGYTYKVNEKSDVYSFGVVLMELVTGKRPIEAEFGENKDIVSWVHSKAQNKEMFKSVVDSRIPEMYKEEACKVLRTAVICTATLPAMRPTMRTVVQMLEDAEPCKLVGIVINKDGTQNKIRANAK